One window of the Benincasa hispida cultivar B227 chromosome 3, ASM972705v1, whole genome shotgun sequence genome contains the following:
- the LOC120074507 gene encoding vesicle-associated protein 4-2 — protein MMAIDDQKSTSDGKVWGFLKQTFRHSASGATTSSRTSHQTHPPVEGTNPHTSASVSSVARSLLPTRRRLKLDPSNKLFFPYEPGKQVRSAIGIKNTSKSYVAFKFQTTAPKSCFMRPPGAILAPGESIIATVFKFVEVPESNEKPVDQKNNRVKFKIMSLKVKGPMDYVPELFDEQKDQVSIEQILRVVFLDPERPNAALDKLKRQLAEADAALEARKKPPEESGPKIIGEGLVIDEWKERRERYLAKQQVEEVDSV, from the exons ATGATGGCTATTGATGATCAAAAGTCAACGTCCGACGGAAAGGTCTGGGGTTTTTTGAAGCAAACGTTTAGGCATTCCGCTAGTGGCGCTACTACTTCGTCTCGTAcctctcatcaaactcatccgcCTGTGGAGGGAACGAATCCTCATACCTCCGCCTCTGTCTCCTCCGTTGCTAGGTCGCTGCTTCCGACGCGGCGCCGGCTCAAGCTCGATCCATCGAATAAGCTTTTCTTTCCTT aTGAACCTGGCAAGCAGGTCAGGAGTGCCATTGGAATAAAAAATACAAGCAAATCTTATGTTGCATTCAAG TTCCAAACAACTGCACCAAAAAGCTGCTTCATGCGTCCCCCTGGTGCTATTCTTGCTCCTGGAGAGAGCATCATAGCCACTG TTTTCAAGTTTGTTGAGGTTCCCGAAAGCAACGAGAAACCTGTGGATCAAAAGAACAACAGAGTTAAGTTTAAAATTATGAGCTTGAAGGTGAAAGGACCAATGGATTATGTGCCCGAACTG TTTGATGAGCAGAAGGACCAAGTGTCTATAGAACAGATATTGCGGGTTGTTTTCCTGGATCCCGAGCGTCCCAATGCA GCTTTAGACAAATTGAAACGGCAATTAGCCGAGGCCGATGCTGCACTTGAGGCACGCAAGAAACCACCAGAAGAATCAGGTCCAAAAATAATTGGAGAAGGGCTGGTGATAGACGAATGG AAAGAACGGAGGGAAAGATATCTGGCGAAACAGCAAGTTGAAGAGGTAGACTCTGTATAG